A part of Scleropages formosus chromosome 3, fSclFor1.1, whole genome shotgun sequence genomic DNA contains:
- the LOC108923788 gene encoding B2 bradykinin receptor-like isoform X1, translating to MRRCLRVLYMQHSMPAHLGVHTARVELRIVKTHQGSFQMIFNSTEIMASDFMPTTSTPPVRTYSNTSNCSSSEGWEWLYTMQPVYMMIICILGISGNVFVLAVFILHKKSCTVAELYLSNLAAADLVLLACLPFWAINIAHGFNWQFGTVMCRLVNAGIIINVYCSIYFLVLVSADRYIALVHTMSIGRMRRTLYAKLSCLAIWGFGIIMSIPVLKFRTVEYYLDYDVNACYLKYPSFDVELTCDILLIIIGFVIPMSIISYCTCKIIQALRNQTLEKLNTVNTEKKATFLVLSVLFAFVLCWTPFHLVTFLHILLRVNVLRGCDVENTLEISNQVFTYLALSNSVLNPILYVIVGKNFRNKVKELFEKVSQKRKTTTSTRSHLSSTLKTFV from the coding sequence CTTCCAAATGATCTTCAACAGCACAGAGATCATGGCCTCAGACTTCATGCCAACTACATCCACACCTCCTGTGAGGACTTACTCAAACACCAGCAACTGCTCTTCATCTGAAGGCTGGGAGTGGTTGTATACCATGCAGCCGGTGTACATGATGATCATTTGTATACTTGGAATTTCTgggaatgtttttgttttggctgTCTTCATTCTGCACAAAAAGTCATGTACTGTAGCTGAACTCTACCTAAGTAACCTAGCTGCTGCTGACTTGGTCCTGCTTGCTTGTCTTCCTTTCTGGGCTATAAACATAGCTCATGGCTTTAATTGGCAGTTTGGTACAGTAATGTGCCGCCTTGTCAACGCGggcattattattaatgtgtacTGCAGTATCTACTTCTTGGTTTTGGTGAGTGCTGATCGATATATTGCACTGGTACACACGATGTCAATTGGCAGGATGCGGCGCACCCTCTACGCCAAGCTCAGTTGCTTGGCCATTTGGGGATTTGGTATCATCATGAGCATCCCAGTTCTGAAATTTAGGACGGTGGAGTATTATTTGGATTATGATGTGAACGCATGCTATTTAAAATATCCAAGCTTTGATGTAGAACTCACTTGTGATATCTTGCTCATTATAATTGGGTTCGTTATACCAATGTCAATTATCTCCTACTGCACGTGCAAGATCATCCAGGCCTTAAGAAACCAAACGCTGGAGAAGTTAAATACAGTGAACACAGAAAAGAAGGCCACTTTCCTGGTGTTATCGGTTCTGTTTGCATTTGTGTTATGTTGGACACCATTTCACTTGGTAACGTTCCTTCACATCCTTCTTCGCGTCAACGTATTACGAGGATGTGACGTAGAGAACACCTTGGAAATAAGCAATCAGGTGTTCACCTATCTTGCTTTAAGCAATAGTGTTTTGAATCCTATTCTCTATGTAATAGTTGGAaagaatttcagaaataaagttAAAGAACTGTTTGAGAAAGTATCTCAAAAAAGGAAGACTACTACATCTACCCGGTCCCATCTTTCCTCAACACTGAAGACATTTGTGTAA
- the LOC108923788 gene encoding B2 bradykinin receptor-like isoform X2 — MIFNSTEIMASDFMPTTSTPPVRTYSNTSNCSSSEGWEWLYTMQPVYMMIICILGISGNVFVLAVFILHKKSCTVAELYLSNLAAADLVLLACLPFWAINIAHGFNWQFGTVMCRLVNAGIIINVYCSIYFLVLVSADRYIALVHTMSIGRMRRTLYAKLSCLAIWGFGIIMSIPVLKFRTVEYYLDYDVNACYLKYPSFDVELTCDILLIIIGFVIPMSIISYCTCKIIQALRNQTLEKLNTVNTEKKATFLVLSVLFAFVLCWTPFHLVTFLHILLRVNVLRGCDVENTLEISNQVFTYLALSNSVLNPILYVIVGKNFRNKVKELFEKVSQKRKTTTSTRSHLSSTLKTFV, encoded by the coding sequence ATGATCTTCAACAGCACAGAGATCATGGCCTCAGACTTCATGCCAACTACATCCACACCTCCTGTGAGGACTTACTCAAACACCAGCAACTGCTCTTCATCTGAAGGCTGGGAGTGGTTGTATACCATGCAGCCGGTGTACATGATGATCATTTGTATACTTGGAATTTCTgggaatgtttttgttttggctgTCTTCATTCTGCACAAAAAGTCATGTACTGTAGCTGAACTCTACCTAAGTAACCTAGCTGCTGCTGACTTGGTCCTGCTTGCTTGTCTTCCTTTCTGGGCTATAAACATAGCTCATGGCTTTAATTGGCAGTTTGGTACAGTAATGTGCCGCCTTGTCAACGCGggcattattattaatgtgtacTGCAGTATCTACTTCTTGGTTTTGGTGAGTGCTGATCGATATATTGCACTGGTACACACGATGTCAATTGGCAGGATGCGGCGCACCCTCTACGCCAAGCTCAGTTGCTTGGCCATTTGGGGATTTGGTATCATCATGAGCATCCCAGTTCTGAAATTTAGGACGGTGGAGTATTATTTGGATTATGATGTGAACGCATGCTATTTAAAATATCCAAGCTTTGATGTAGAACTCACTTGTGATATCTTGCTCATTATAATTGGGTTCGTTATACCAATGTCAATTATCTCCTACTGCACGTGCAAGATCATCCAGGCCTTAAGAAACCAAACGCTGGAGAAGTTAAATACAGTGAACACAGAAAAGAAGGCCACTTTCCTGGTGTTATCGGTTCTGTTTGCATTTGTGTTATGTTGGACACCATTTCACTTGGTAACGTTCCTTCACATCCTTCTTCGCGTCAACGTATTACGAGGATGTGACGTAGAGAACACCTTGGAAATAAGCAATCAGGTGTTCACCTATCTTGCTTTAAGCAATAGTGTTTTGAATCCTATTCTCTATGTAATAGTTGGAaagaatttcagaaataaagttAAAGAACTGTTTGAGAAAGTATCTCAAAAAAGGAAGACTACTACATCTACCCGGTCCCATCTTTCCTCAACACTGAAGACATTTGTGTAA